From the genome of Eucalyptus grandis isolate ANBG69807.140 chromosome 2, ASM1654582v1, whole genome shotgun sequence, one region includes:
- the LOC120290477 gene encoding LEAF RUST 10 DISEASE-RESISTANCE LOCUS RECEPTOR-LIKE PROTEIN KINASE-like 2.4, whose protein sequence is MALIKQRSEHFDGEMKIEGLVSSSRYTYNDIKRMTISFEEKLGQGGYGFVYKGKLENGQLVAVKLLKKLKGNTKEFFNEVASISKISHVNVVTLLGFHFEGSKRALVYEFMPNGSLKKSIFNKSNTLELDQLFSWDTLYPISLRIAHGLEYLHRGCNTRILHFDIKPHNILLDANYCPKISNFGL, encoded by the coding sequence ATGGCTTTGATCAAGCAAAGGAGTGAACATTTCGATGGCGAAATGAAAATCGAGGGACTGGTCTCTTCGAGTAGATACACCTACAACGACATTAAGAGGATGACCATctcttttgaagaaaagttaggCCAGGGAGGCTATGGTTTTGTGTACAAAGGCAAGCTTGAAAATGGTCAGCTTGTGGCAGTCAAGCTTCTAAAGAAGCTTAAAGGCAATACTaaagaatttttcaatgaaGTTGCGAGCATAAGCAAGATTTCTCATGTCAATGTCGTCACCCTCCTGGGATTCCATTTCGAAGGAAGCAAAAGAGCTTTGGTTTATGAGTTCATGCCCAATGGATCCCTCAAAAAGTCTATATTTAACAAGAGTAACACATTAGAGTTAGATCAACTATTCAGCTGGGACACATTGTACCCAATTTCCCTTCGCATAGCTCACGGGCTAGAGTACTTGCATAGAGGTTGCAACACGAGGATCTTGCACTTTGACATAAAGCCTCACAATATTCTTCTTGACGCAAACTATTGTCCTAAGATTTCCAACTTTGGtctgtga